The Actinomycetota bacterium genome includes a region encoding these proteins:
- a CDS encoding hemolysin III family protein, whose product MAGGTVYLALGWVAVVAMPQLFARLGMAGGLLLVAGGLLYSAGAAVYALRRPDPAPAVFGYHEVFHLLVIAAVAAHFLAISLYALPTR is encoded by the coding sequence GTGGCTGGCGGGACGGTGTATCTGGCCCTTGGCTGGGTGGCGGTGGTGGCCATGCCGCAGCTGTTCGCCCGCCTCGGGATGGCCGGCGGGCTGCTGCTCGTCGCCGGCGGGCTGCTCTACTCGGCCGGGGCGGCCGTGTACGCCCTGCGCCGCCCCGACCCGGCACCGGCCGTGTTCGGCTACCACGAGGTCTTCCACCTGCTGGTCATCGCCGCCGTGGCCGCCCACTTCCTGGCCATCAGCCTGTACGCGCTGCCGACCCGCTGA
- a CDS encoding glycosyl hydrolase family 57, with protein sequence MGDLAEHVDGLPNLCGSEQRIQEAVAAERARPVFAGRSSVNIAGIDSAFAVALHMHQPLIPAGGPDLRTAAIVSNLQWMLEHPDVGDNHNAPMFHWCYKRMGEFIPTLLAEGKQPRIMLEYSGTLLHGLRRAGLDDIFDALRPLTCDPDLREAVEWLGCPWGHAVAPSTPVQDYRLQVKAWQHHFAAIFGLEALGRVRGFSPAEMALPNHPDVAYAFVKTLNECGYGWLLVQEHSVELPDGRPLERPHLPHRLVCTSSAGDTAEIVAVVKTQGSDTKLVGQLQPYDEAKSLSRLELGGRLVPPLVTQIADGENGGVMMNEFPPKYVEVVRECSGTRTPMLNVTEYLEQLFATSVQPADLPVIQPLYQHRIWQQVAPGDGPDRLANVIERLRHEDSRFHVEGGSWTSDLSWTRGYDKVLVPMEQASSLFHERVLARGVPSDDPRYRRALFHLLAAETSCYRYWGESVWTDYGAELSRRTADIITYDL encoded by the coding sequence ATGGGAGACCTTGCCGAGCACGTTGACGGCCTGCCGAACCTGTGCGGTTCGGAGCAGCGGATCCAGGAGGCGGTCGCTGCCGAACGGGCGCGGCCGGTCTTCGCCGGACGATCCTCGGTGAACATCGCCGGCATTGACAGCGCGTTCGCGGTCGCCCTGCACATGCACCAGCCGCTCATCCCAGCCGGCGGACCGGACCTGCGCACCGCCGCCATCGTGAGCAACCTGCAGTGGATGCTGGAGCATCCCGACGTGGGCGACAACCACAACGCGCCGATGTTCCACTGGTGCTACAAGCGGATGGGGGAGTTCATCCCCACGCTGCTCGCCGAGGGCAAGCAGCCACGGATCATGCTGGAGTATTCGGGCACGCTGCTGCACGGGCTGCGCCGGGCCGGGCTGGATGACATCTTCGACGCCCTGCGGCCCTTGACCTGCGATCCCGACCTGCGGGAGGCGGTGGAGTGGCTGGGCTGTCCATGGGGGCACGCGGTCGCCCCCTCCACCCCGGTGCAGGACTACCGGCTGCAGGTGAAGGCCTGGCAGCACCACTTCGCGGCCATCTTCGGCCTGGAGGCGCTGGGTCGGGTGCGCGGCTTCTCCCCCGCCGAGATGGCGCTGCCCAACCACCCCGATGTGGCGTATGCGTTCGTCAAGACCCTCAACGAGTGCGGCTATGGGTGGCTGCTGGTCCAGGAGCACTCCGTCGAGCTGCCAGACGGTCGGCCGCTGGAGCGCCCCCACCTGCCCCACCGGCTGGTCTGCACCAGCTCGGCTGGGGACACCGCCGAGATCGTGGCCGTGGTCAAGACCCAGGGCAGCGACACCAAGCTGGTCGGCCAGCTGCAGCCCTACGACGAGGCCAAGAGCCTGTCCCGCCTTGAGCTAGGCGGCCGCCTCGTGCCGCCGTTGGTCACCCAGATCGCCGACGGCGAGAACGGCGGCGTGATGATGAACGAGTTCCCCCCCAAGTACGTCGAGGTGGTCCGGGAATGCTCCGGCACTCGGACGCCGATGCTGAACGTCACCGAGTACCTGGAGCAGCTGTTCGCCACCAGCGTCCAGCCGGCCGATCTGCCGGTGATCCAGCCGCTGTACCAGCACCGCATCTGGCAGCAGGTGGCGCCAGGGGACGGCCCCGACCGGCTCGCCAACGTCATCGAGCGGCTGCGGCACGAGGACAGCCGCTTCCACGTCGAAGGCGGCAGCTGGACCAGCGACTTGTCCTGGACCCGCGGCTACGACAAGGTGCTGGTCCCGATGGAGCAGGCGAGCTCCCTGTTCCATGAGCGGGTGCTGGCCCGGGGCGTCCCCTCCGACGACCCGCGGTACCGCAGGGCGCTGTTCCACCTGCTCGCGGCCGAGACCAGCTGCTACCGCTACTGGGGCGAGAGCGTCTGGACCGACTACGGCGCCGAGCTGTCACGTCGGACCGCCGACATCATCACCTACGACCTCTGA
- a CDS encoding cold-shock protein: MTVGTVKWFNADKGFGFIAPESGEDVFVHFSAIQSTGYRSLDEGQTVEFDITQGQKGPQAANVRPLERQ; encoded by the coding sequence ATGACTGTTGGAACCGTGAAGTGGTTCAACGCCGACAAGGGCTTCGGCTTCATCGCCCCTGAGTCCGGCGAAGACGTCTTCGTGCACTTCAGCGCGATCCAGTCGACCGGCTACCGCTCACTTGATGAGGGGCAGACCGTCGAGTTCGACATCACCCAGGGCCAGAAAGGCCCCCAGGCCGCCAACGTGCGGCCGCTGGAGCGGCAATAG
- a CDS encoding flavin reductase family protein, whose protein sequence is MTSGQEPIRVGMQPPFAAPPERRDPARRLRGRLVAPVTVWTAGQLPGGAGLTVSSVLVAEGQPARLLGLIDPTSAFLEAMQETGAFVVHVLAAGDRALAERFSEVRPPIRGPFERLQVAESPWGPVLEGNRPRAACRLAGSAPVGHGELVEGVIEQLELPDLEDPLAYLHGHYRSVGDLPDHG, encoded by the coding sequence ATGACGAGCGGGCAGGAACCGATCCGCGTAGGGATGCAGCCTCCCTTCGCCGCCCCGCCCGAGCGTCGCGACCCGGCCCGCCGGTTGCGCGGGCGGCTGGTGGCACCGGTCACCGTCTGGACCGCCGGACAGCTGCCGGGCGGGGCCGGCCTGACGGTCTCCTCGGTCCTGGTCGCCGAGGGCCAACCGGCACGCCTGCTCGGCCTGATCGACCCCACCTCCGCCTTCTTGGAAGCCATGCAGGAGACCGGCGCGTTCGTCGTCCACGTCCTGGCCGCCGGTGACCGGGCCCTGGCCGAGCGGTTCAGCGAGGTCCGCCCACCCATCCGAGGACCGTTCGAGCGCCTGCAAGTGGCCGAGTCGCCCTGGGGTCCGGTGCTCGAGGGGAACCGCCCACGCGCGGCCTGCCGCCTGGCCGGATCGGCGCCGGTCGGCCATGGCGAGCTGGTCGAGGGCGTGATCGAGCAACTGGAGTTGCCCGACCTGGAGGATCCGCTGGCCTACCTGCACGGACACTACCGGTCGGTGGGTGATCTCCCAGATCACGGTTGA